The Gammaproteobacteria bacterium sequence GCACGCCCCGGATGCGGTCGAACACCGACCACATCGCAAAGCCCTTCAGCGCCAGGATGATGCGCGCGCCCGTCTCGCGCTGCACGCGATCGAGCACGGTGAGGTTG is a genomic window containing:
- a CDS encoding carboxynorspermidine decarboxylase, yielding MNEATLLDWLSQAPSPAYVLEEEKLLANLTVLDRVQRETGARIILALKGFAMWSVFDRIRGV